GCGGCAGCCGAGGAGATCGACTTCGCCGCCAACCTCATGATCAGCGGGGTTACAGGGGGCGGGGGTGGGGGAGGGGGTGGGGGTGGGTTAGAGGGAGCGGCGGCGGGGCAGCATCGTCAGCGCCGAGAGGGCGGCCGACAGCAGCGCTGCCAGCAGCATCACCTGGAAGACCGCCGGGTAGCCGGACACGCTTGCGACCAGGCCGGCCAGCGGCGCCCCGGCCACCAGGCCGATGTCCCAGAACGAGGTGAACGCACCGAGCGCCGCCCCCTGGTGGGCCGGATCCGTGCGGTTGATCACCAACAGGGCCAGCGCCGGGAAGAGCAGCGAGAGCCCGGCGCCGATCACCAGCCCGCCGAGGACCGCGACCAGCAGGTTCGGCGCGAGCGCGACGAGGAGCAGCCCCACCGCCTCCACCAGGGCCGATCCGACGGCCACCCGGCCGGCGCCGAGCTTGTCGGGCAGCCCTCCCACGAAGAGCCGGACCCCCACGTAGGTGAAGCCGAACGCGTTGAGCGCGGCGATGCCGTTCTCGACGCCCCGCTCGGCCATGTGCAGGGCCACGAACGAGGCCAGCGCGGCGTAGCCGAAACCGGCCAGGGAGAGCGCGACGCCGGGCGCCACCGCACTGCGGGGCAGGATGCCGGCCCGGCCCGCCGGGCTCGCCTGCTGCGGCCCCGGTCGGGCGGCGACGAACGCGGCCCCGGCGGCCGCCGCCACGACCGCGAACAGCCACACCGCGGCATAACCGGAGGTACGCAGCAGCACCGCGCCGAGCACGGTGCCCAACGTGATGCCCAGCCACATGTGGATGCCGTACAGGCCGACGACGCGGCCCCGCCGGTCGGCCGGCGCCAGCGCCACCAGCCAGGCCGCGCCGGCGGTGTAGACGGCCGCCTCGCCGATCCCGTGCAGGACCCGGACGCCGACCAGCACGCCGACGTTGCCGGCCACCAGGTAGGCCGCTCCGGCGGCGGCACACACCAGCGCCCCGCCGAGCATCACCGTCCGGTACCCGTGCCGGTCGCCGATCCGGCCGGCGATGGGCCGGGCGATCACGGCGGAGACCGCGATCGCGGCGATCACCACCCCCACCTCGACCCGGTTGCCGTCCAGCTCCTCGAGCACGTAGAACGGCAGCACGGCAAGGGACGCGCCCACGCCGAGCAGGCACAGGAAGATCGCGGCGAAGAGCGGCGCTATGGGCCGGTAGTACGACAGTTTTCCGCCGGTCATGGCTATGCGATGACGCTCCTAGGCCGGTACGACGTGGAAGAAGTGGGTCGGCAGGTGCACGGCCAAGCCCTCGTGGATCTCGGCACAGACGGCAGGGCCATCGATGGACAGCGTACCGGGCGGCGGGGTATCGACGCGAATCGAGGACCGCCCGGCGTCCAGCAGGCGGGCCGCCATCGCGAAGTCCCCCACCACCGCCTCGCCCGGCGCCACCATCCGCGTACGGCTGATCTGGACGCCGTTGCGGGTCAGGTCCGCCAGCAGCGCGCCCCGGCCGAGCAGGTGGGTGTAGTAGTCCCTCGGGTTGACGATCATCGCGTGCGGGGTGGCCCCGG
The sequence above is drawn from the Micromonospora sp. M71_S20 genome and encodes:
- a CDS encoding MFS transporter, with translation MTGGKLSYYRPIAPLFAAIFLCLLGVGASLAVLPFYVLEELDGNRVEVGVVIAAIAVSAVIARPIAGRIGDRHGYRTVMLGGALVCAAAGAAYLVAGNVGVLVGVRVLHGIGEAAVYTAGAAWLVALAPADRRGRVVGLYGIHMWLGITLGTVLGAVLLRTSGYAAVWLFAVVAAAAGAAFVAARPGPQQASPAGRAGILPRSAVAPGVALSLAGFGYAALASFVALHMAERGVENGIAALNAFGFTYVGVRLFVGGLPDKLGAGRVAVGSALVEAVGLLLVALAPNLLVAVLGGLVIGAGLSLLFPALALLVINRTDPAHQGAALGAFTSFWDIGLVAGAPLAGLVASVSGYPAVFQVMLLAALLSAALSALTMLPRRRSL